The following are from one region of the Salvia hispanica cultivar TCC Black 2014 chromosome 1, UniMelb_Shisp_WGS_1.0, whole genome shotgun sequence genome:
- the LOC125200677 gene encoding rac-like GTP-binding protein 5, translating into MSASRFIKCVTVGDGAVGKTCLLISYTSNTFPTDYVPTVFDNFSANVVVDGSTVNLGLWDTAGQEDYNRLRPLSYRGADVFILAFSLISKASYENVSKKWIPELRHYAPGVPIILVGTKLDLREDKQFFVDHPGAVPITTAQGDDLKKSIGAAAYIECSAKTQQNVKAVFDAAIKVVLQPPKQKKKKKRKGQKACSIL; encoded by the exons ATGAGCGCGTCTAGATTTATTAAGTGCGTGACCGTGGGCGACGGGGCTGTGGGTAAAACATGTCTGCTCATTTCTTACACTAGCAACACTTTTCCAAcg GATTATGTCCCTACTGTTTTCGATAATTTCAGTGCCAATGTCGTAGTGGATGGTAGCACTGTTAATCTGGGATTGTGGGATACTGCAG GTCAAGAGGATTACAATAGATTGAGACCGTTGAGCTACCGTGGGGCTGATGTCTTTATACTCGCCTTCTCTCTTATTAGCAAGGCCAGTTACGAGAATGTCTCCAAGAAG tgGATACCTGAATTAAGGCATTATGCTCCTGGAGTTCCAATAATCCTTGTGGGGACAAAGCTCG ATCTTCGAGAGGATAAGCAGTTTTTCGTGGACCACCCCGGAGCAGTGCCCATCACAACAGCACAG GGAGATGACTTGAAGAAATCGATTGGAGCTGCTGCTTACATTGAATGCAGTGCTAAGACACAACAG AATGTGAAGGCTGTCTTTGATGCAGCGATAAAGGTTGTTCTGCAGCCACCCaagcaaaagaagaaaaaaaagagaaagggtCAAAAAGCATGCAGCATATTATAA
- the LOC125194845 gene encoding beta-galactosidase 13-like, which yields MAYSQIENEYNNVQLSYREDGEKYIKWAGDMAVGLYNGVPWIMCKQKNAPDTVISTCNGRHCADTFTGPNGPNKPSLWTENWTAQYRVFGDPPSQRSAEDLAYAVAKFFAKNGTLNNYYMYHGGTNFGRTSSSFVTTRYYDEAPLDEYGLKREPKFGHLRDLHRALKLSKKPLLWGHPKLQRVSQNVEITTYEKNGGKICAAFLTNNNSRVAETVEFRGEEYYLPPKSVSILPDCKTVVFNSQAVVAQHSSRNFVVSNTAKLRGWEMWRESVPTHDKLEVKSVSPTELYSFTKDTSDYAWYSTSIYIDGKDLPMRHDDLSVLEVASLGHALLAFVNGQYVGFGHGSHVEKSHVLKSPVTFKAGINNISLLAMTVGLPNSGAYMEKRFAGPKAILIQGLMSGTLDISRNEWAQQVGVNGEKMELFNEKGSKKVKWAPLDGNLGPLTWNKAYFDAPEGKEPVALRMTSMQKGVIWVNGINLGRYWVSYLSATKKPTQEEYHVPRAYLKEKDNLLVVMEETGGDPQKIEVLTVNRNTICSVITEYHPPTVKSWERRDNKIREIFDPVRAAHLTCPDNKVIGKVEFVSFGENEGACGAFTPGQCDSAKAHKVVEELCLGKRGCIIPFERESLIDHGKDSCPNVAKTLAVQVACT from the exons ATGGCGTATTCGCAGATTGAAAACGAATACAACAATGTTCAACTATCATACAGAGAAGATggtgaaaaatatataaaatgggcAGGGGATATGGCCGTTGGCCTCTACAACGGTGTTCCATGGATCATGTGCAAGCAGAAGAATGCTCCCGACACAGTA ATTAGTACATGTAATGGAAGGCATTGTGCAGACACATTTACTGGTCCAAATGGCCCTAACAAGCCATCTTTATGGACTGAGAATTGGACTGCTCA gTATAGAGTATTTGGTGATCCTCCGTCGCAACGGTCAGCAGAAGATCTAGCATATGCTGTGGCAAAATTCTTTGCCAAAAATGGCACCCTCAACAACTATTACATG TACCATGGTGGAACCAATTTTGGTCGAACAAGTTCATCGTTCGTGACAACACGTTACTATGATGAAGCCCCCCTTGATGAATATG GTTTGAAGAGGGAACCTAAATTTGGTCACCTACGAGACTTGCATAGGGCTTTGAAATTGAGCAAGAAACCTTTGTTGTGGGGCCATCCAAAGCTTCAACGTGTGTCTCAAAATGTAGAG ATCACAACTTATGAGAAAAATGGGGGTAAAATATGTGCTGCATTCTTGACAAACAACAATAGTAGGGTAGCTGAGACAGTCGAATTCCGAGGTGAAGAATACTACCTCCCACCTAAGTCCGTCAGCATTCTGCCCGATTGCAAGACAGTCGTCTTCAACTCTCAGGCG GTTGTTGCACAACATAGCTCTAGAAACTTCGTGGTGTCGAACACAGCCAAGTTGAGAGGGTGGGAGATGTGGCGAGAGAGCGTCCCAACACATGACAAATTGGAAGTGAAAAGCGTCTCACCAACAGAATTGTATTCTTTTACAAAAGATACCTCAGACTATGCATGGTACAGCACAAG CATTTACATAGACGGAAAGGACTTGCCGATGCGCCACGATGATCTTTCAGTGCTTGAGGTTGCAAGCCTTGGCCATGCGTTGCTTGCCTTTGTCAATGGCCAATATGTTG GTTTTGGGCACGGTAGTCATGTTGAAAAGAGCCATGTATTAAAGTCTCCGGTGACATTTAAGGCTGGAATCAACAACATATCTTTGCTAGCCATGACAGTTGGACTCCCG AATAGTGGAGCTTATATGGAAAAGAGATTTGCTGGACCTAAAGCTATCCTCATTCAGGGCTTGATGTCTGGAACTCTTGACATATCTAGAAATGAATGGGCCCAACAG gTTGGAGTGAATGGGGAGAAGATGGAATTATTCAATGAGAAAGGATCAAAGAAAGTGAAATGGGCTCCCTTAGATGGAAATCTAGGCCCTCTCACTTGGAACAAG GCATATTTTGATGCTCCGGAAGGAAAAGAGCCGGTGGCATTAAGAATGACAAGCATGCAAAAGGGAGTGATTTGGGTGAATGGCATAAACCTTGGCCGTTATTGGGTATCTTATCTCTCAGCAACAAAAAAGCCTACTCAAGAAGA ATATCACGTACCGAGAGCATACTTAAAGGAGAAGGACAATCTATTGGTCGTGATGGAAGAAACCGGAGGTGATCCCCAGAAGATTGAGGTGTTGACGGTCAACAGAAACACGATTTGTAGCGTGATAACCGAGTACCACCCACCGACTGTCAAGTCATGGGAAAGGAGAGACAACAAGATTCGCGAAATCTTCGACCCCGTGAGGGCTGCACATCTCACTTGTCCCGATAACAAGGTCATCGGAAAAGTTGAGTTCGTGAGCTTCGGAGAAAACGAGGGCGCTTGTGGGGCCTTCACTCCGGGCCAATGCGACTCCGCTAAGGCCCACAAAGTTGTTGAAGAG CTATGTTTGGGGAAGAGAGGTTGCATAATTCCATTTGAGAGAGAATCGCTCATTGATCATGGCAAAGATTCATGCCCTAATGTGGCGAAAACGTTGGCCGTGCAAGTGGCTTGTACCTAA